A single window of Oreochromis aureus strain Israel breed Guangdong linkage group 7, ZZ_aureus, whole genome shotgun sequence DNA harbors:
- the LOC120441096 gene encoding uncharacterized protein LOC120441096 encodes MKRPQSSLKRQAGGENSTKKRPRNSDRYGCVAWDPIIEGAVCREDLLSKRDELKRAFQTQDLQESSVRKLMTETYPIQREILNDDDTTIAVVKDEWPFLFEVPHLFDHASKLLGFSVQNKLAQELSKKEKGINDFLDFKGMKAGEGPIQLICGISKYFKEDSYKLFHQKEISADPEVELPVTPCILIRGDQQFKIAVDGLLVNDHITSPIVALSYVFSMFYVCNVQYPPEMAFTLEFMQRVFFGVNPERGSKAEKKGRNGTSFLHRCASWFLS; translated from the exons ATGAAGAGGCCACAAAGCTCACTGAAGAGGCAAGCAGGGGGTGAAAATTCAACAAAGAAAAGGCCCAGGAATTCAGATCGGTATGGATGTGTGGCGTGGGATCCAATCATTGAGGGGGCCGTGTGTAGAGAAGACCTGCTGTCTAAACGAGATGAGTTGAAACGTGCCTTTCAAACCCAGGATCTTCAG GAGTCATCTGTTCGAAAATTGATGACTGAAACATATCCCATTCAGCGTGAAATCCTCAACGATGATGATACCACTATTGCCGTTGTAAAGGACGAGTGGCCGTTCCTGTTTGAAGTTCCTCACCTGTTTGATCATGCATCTAAACTCCTTGGCTTCTCTGTACAAAACAAGCTGGCACAG GAActttccaaaaaagaaaaggggatcAATGACTTCCTTGACTTCAAAGGGATGAAGGCGGGCGAAGGTCCAATACAGCTCATCTGTGGCATTTCAAAATACTTCAAGGAAGACTCTTATAAACTCTTCCACCAAAAAGAG ATCTCTGCAGATCCTGAAGTCGAACTCCCAGTGACCCCATGCATCCTAATCAGAG GTGACCAGCAATTCAAGATTGCTGTTGATGGGTTACTTGTCAATGACCACATCACCTCTCCCATTGTGGCCTTGAGCTACGTCTTCTCCATGTTTTATGTCTGCAACGTCCAATACCCACCGGAGATGGCTTTTACTCTCGAATTCATGCAAAG agtTTTCTTTGGGGTCAATCCTGAGCGAGGCTCCAAGGCAGAGAAGAAGGGAAGAAACGGCACTTCATTCCTCCACAGGTGTGCAAGCTGGTTTCTCAGCTGA